The genome window tgtattttttcttcccttttctttctcctttttcaggCGCACCATGAATCTTGGGAAATTTATTGCTGTGAAGGATCGTGGCAGTGCGTCCTCCAGGAAGCGGTAAAAGGAGGTCACAATTTGGAGGAGCCATTTGAAATGGGGCAGCCTTGGCCTTCGGATACAGCCCATAAATTGGGACACAGCcaaagactaaatacacagacattaACGAGGGGAtcaggagcaggtgaggagagtgaggaaggaaaaggacaggtgaggtaacgaggtaaaaaaatacagaggagaactgaagagacacacaagggcatagagtcaaaataaaacagagcacagaacaaaaagacactgaaaaGACAGGCGAGACACAAAAGGGCAAAATGACCAGACTAAAGATTCAGAACCATGACAGGATGTCCATCAAAACTGTGTCCACTAAACAAGACATGGtaattttaagtgttttttttgattGGTCAGAGTTCTTATTATTGCTGGCAGTTTGGGAACGAGAGGGATGTTGTGTGGAAACTATGTCACTCCAGTATGAAATTACATCAACTTTGCTAATGGCATGGCATCGAAGGCCAGTTACTGACTGATATCTTCATGGGCCTTTGATTGGCAGCgctataaaaacacaaagttaatgAAAAAGTAGCAGCTCAAGGAGGGTGTGGACCCACAGAATTCATGGACCTTTTGGTATTAAACTGCATGTGCTTTACCACCAGTAACCACAGGTGTCACTAAATCAACCAGGACTAAAACGAGAAGAAGAAATCAATGATGTATCAGTTGTACCAGACATCGTGGCCTCCGCAATGACTTTTTGACTCATATTCAGCCCTGCAGTGTAATTGAGTACATATTGTTCTTTAAActgtactcaagtacaatttttGAAGTACAAGTATTTCCTTTCAATGACACCTGAAACTTCAACTCCACCACAATTGCGGTCATACTTTTAACTCTTGCTACTTATTTGATAGCTTTAGATTTGCTGATTTGGATAGAGATCAAATCAGACATTTATTGTCATATGCTAAGCTACCCAGCAGAACACAAAGAATGATTCTGAAATTATACCACCGCATAATGAATTCTCTTATTTTTGGCACTTCGTATTTTAACGATAATACTGATCTTGACAAACATTTCGAACAGGCAACATTTatttgtaacagagtatttttccCCCTTAGTAAATATGGCCCAACCATGGCAATATTTGAGCATGTACATGTTGGATATAGATGCATCTACAGACACGACTTATGTGTTCACGTATTAGTGCCTCTGAAGTTCCCGTGATGTtgaccaaaaatgtcagcttttgttcttcaaaaaaataatacttgagTTCAGAGGCATATTTCTGCTGgcatgtgaatattttgtagGCTATCAGACACACCATATGTTGATTCATTTAGCACTGAATGAGTAAATGAGTATAATGAATATAAGTAGTTGCTAAAACTACtttttttagcagtagttttacaaGCCACATTTCTCCAAGGGTAGAAACGTGGTCTGTTCGTactactgccaggctgaactacatgtagttttacaagctaCGCTTGCaaagtagcttccccaacactggTTATTTGTATGAACACATCCTGCGTGAACCGGCACATCCGCATTCACAAAAAGCGTAGATAGTCGTGACTGGAACAGCGTACAAGTCCGCACCTTACAAAACCACAGCGCCTTGACTGCTTACTGCTGACCACATGGAAACTATAATAAGGTCTACAACTGATTTCCTCTTCTTTTACTtagtgctcttttttttctgtcaggaaGTCCATACAGCAGctaacagaaacactgtggtaTGTTTATCGCAGCTTGTTGGCGCAGACAGTTAAAATCATTGCACTCCCCCTTCTATTGTCTTTATAAAAGcttgtttattgtgtttattaaaaagCAATGCATTACAGTCATCATAGTTAGGTAAAATTGTATTTACAAAAGCCGTATTATACTTTTAAAAGTCAATATGAAGTCATGTTTCgctacacaaagacaaagatgaagCCGCTCTACTTCTTTACACTGGagtacacacattcactccAGGTGCTGTCTCTCTGTCGTCTCCGTCTGTTGACCCTGTTCTCCCTTGAAATATTCTCATAGTCATTATCCTCATTTTGGTAACCCTGTtaatgaaaaagagagaaaaaaaaagtttttttcataGCAATACATGAAAAACAGATGTAGTCCTCTAAACAGTTAATTACCTTGACTTTTGTTGTGGAGGGAGCTGAAAATCTTGCTTGAGACTCTGAAAAGCAAAATAGAAATGTTACCATACTATATATAGACACACTATAGATGAAAACATGATCGATTACCTGTGCAGAGGCAGCTGTGTCTCCTGTTCGTCATGCACACCAAGAAAGCcattaaaacacacaggctGGTGGTTAATGCTGACGCGCCGGTCAAGAAATACACCAAGACAGGAGGGTCCTCATCATCTGTAGATCCTGACAACAGCAGAGCTTTCAGTCATGTTCATCTGAgattaaatatgaagaaatattcTGAGAAATTATGAAAGCTACTCACCGTTTATTCCCATCTTGGTCCCGTCTCCAAACAGCATGTGTCCACATGAGGCGACAGCACAGTAGTAGGTCCCAGCATGAGAAAGATTCAGGCTCTGCATTGGTAAGTTgtagacacaggtgtgtgtttgtgtgttgtctttcctctcacactgaTCGTTCCTGCCTCCATGGGTGTAAATGAGTCCTGGATGAGATTTTTGGGAGTGTTTGaaccagtaaacactgtgttctccatcacaggtcccagtgtgtactgtacagttcaGACTCACAGAGTCTCCTGGCTGGATGATCTCAGATGCTGACTGATAGACCGAAGCTGGGATGTTCAAACCTGAACCCTTCACACTGACAGTAACACCCCCTCCAAATTCGTATGATGCCGAGTGGCTGCTCACACAGTGGTAAGTAGCCGAGTCTGAAATGTGTACATCTGAGATCTTTAAGATATATGACCCATTTTTGGTATCCAGTGTGAAGCGTGGATTGTTCTTGAATTCTTCATGTAAAAGTCCACTTCTTTCGTACTTGTAGTAGGTAGAGATGAGCGTTGGTTTCTGCCCCACACTCTGCTTGTACCAGTAAAACATTGTTGACATGTAATCTTTATAGAAACAAGGTAATGTCAAGCTGTCGCCAACATTAGCCGACACAAAAGCACTATGTTGATGAACAGATGAGGACAGATCAGCCATCCGGGCTGCAGCGACAGGAGAGACAAAGCAAATACACAATTACTTTAGTGCATTATATTAAATACATGCGAAACAATGACACCAAGAGTCACCGTATGCTATAATATATAAATTGGagccataaaaacacaactcaccCATCTTGCCCAAGAACAAACAggtcagacagaaaacaaatgctgGAGCTGTCATCGTGCTGCTGACttgagtgaacaaaaaaaaaagaatctttcTGCACTCCTCACAGACAAGACTGTGGCTGATTGGCCGGCCTGACGTGACACTGTATGTCCTATTTAGGACACAAGACCACATGTTCTCTACTACCTATTGTGTCAAGCTTGGCTCTTGAGAAATGCTGCTCGGTAAAGACATATATGAAAGACAGAGCGACACCTcaatacaaatagtaaaatactgtaaatactgtgtaggaatacaaagtaggaatacatttcccaaatacttgaaacatactgtatgtttacagtcaacagaacagtccacaggcaatactgtactactgtactcattgagtactgtattgatatgcagtactgcaattttctagtgagagtagatttcttacctattctcattactctcactcctctggatctgcctctgcctctgtttccaatgttggcATCCACTGCTCCAAAGCAGAAGAGCCTTTTATGTTggccttttatgctaaagctctgattgctaattgtaaaactgtgtgacaggtgtttgcccatgtggtgagtcagtgtgcatagtagggcaatcgactttagaattttgaatgacagtgtcttccttgtgaaaacaagagattttctccatgaaagttgtgccaaatgcagagaattgtgtgtagtgttttgaaaaaagtgtgttttagaactgcaatttgagtgtaaagcaggaattgtgcttgtagtttagcagaattggttcagggggtCGGTGCATGAGTGacatgttgtggtcattgtgtctcaagtaccagtttttgtgtgtaaacaatcgagaaaaactgtaataagtcatcaaacacacattaaatctgttttcttctttcttcctccagctACATTTTCAGCCAACTGCGTGACCACCATTGTCTCATTCTGTGGTTAGATTAGCAATAAAAAACATGCATCATCCTCTCTACAAAGGCTTGAACTGTCAttggttatgtttaggaaaagatcatggtttggttTAATATAGCTACTTCCTTAAAACAATCACCCGCACTTTATGGGTGTGGTTTTGCTTAAACTGCAATACTACTATATACAGTATCATCATTATATAGGACTAAAAAAGTTCTATGTTTCCCATCTTCATACATGTGCACTTTCTGGCCCGAAGCAAGACGAATCACACTCATACTACCTGCTAAACACTATGGTGTGAAACTGAGCTGTACTGGTGTGGCTCGGTAGATGTCTCTCTGGATATATTGATTCGATAGCCACAAAGTTTTGTACACACATTCATGGGCCCAGCATTCGTTTCATGTTTGGTGACCCATGGACATTTCCTTTATCACCACAAAGAGGCTCATGTCGTTGGTATTGGTAGAAATGTTTGAACTGCTGTTGGGTGTATGGCACACAAGTCTAGTTTTAATAATGTCCGCGACCTTATTCTGACTACTCCCTGGCATCTGGACAATcatgaggcagaaaaaaactacaaagatCATCAACTGTTATGATTTCTGTATGTTTAGATGCTGAACACATCAGATATTTAGTCATAGACACAGGCAGATGATTAGCGATGTCATCTCCTTTCAGCACATAAAGGAGATGACATCATCTCAGGACACGGCAGAAGGTTTTGGTAATTCATCAGCCAAATGTATtactgcagcagaaaatgaattaCATAACAATTAAAGCCATTGAAATTATGCTTTCATATTTTAAGTAGTCTTATGTACAATATAACAATTGTATTCAACACTAGAAGAAGAACATCCTCAGGTATTATTTACTATGTCAGCTGGTCTGCTTCACCAGGACCGCGTTGGTGTCGTTGAACATATTCGACTGACGGAGGCCCGGCAAAACAATCTAACTACTACTGTCAGATTCTTGTTCAAAATACTGCAACATTCTAACTGATGGAAATAAAtgtaacatatatatatatatatttttttttttaacaaaaaaaaattgtcacaTCCACGATCCCTATTTTTCATATATGGAAGGTTATTAATGACATATGTTTTCATGGccttaaatttttttttttttttttttttttttttacagtcaatgTATGCACATTAGAACACTGTTAAGATCAAAAGtctttatgtgtctgtgttgatgATAGTCGTAGCTATGTTTTCATGTTGCCCGTCCATCCACAATATCTCTGAAATGGCAGGctgaaaggtcagaggtcaacttcacagtgatgtgatgataTTCCACAAAAACATTACCAATTGTTCAACTTCACAGTAACACATAGGATGAATATCATATTACTGCCCATATGTGTCCACTTTTTGAAATGACCAATTTTGTCCCCGTCAAAATTTTtaattggttaaaaaaaaaaacctgcatcaATAAATGTTAACAAATGAGATGAAACTTATTTTGATGTGCTGTgattccatgtttttttttagcacatttgCTGAAGACCACATGAAAAATGTCCCTAGCTATAACTTTGTCTTTCgcattctctctttttgtctatTTCCTCTGTCCCGCTGTTTGTCTCGACTTATTCAAGAAAACGTAAAATAATCCaatgtaacaacaacaacaatgattaAGATCCTTATAGCTGTCACAGTATTTGTGGTCAGACAATGTAAATTCATACCACTCTCTCTTCCATGCACTTGTTCTGACGCCTATATTGTAAACTGAGGACTATATCAAGGGCAGAGCATTTTAATCTTTCAAcctttttgcttttaaatacAGTGAAGGCAGATCAACCTGACACACAACTACAGCCCGAAATTAACTACTTCAATCGACACATTTCTAGTATTCACAGAAAGGAGTGGAAACCCAACAAAGCATAGCACTGCCCGCTTCGGTTTATAGCCACAGGAATAAAAAACTGCTAATTtagcaacacacaaaaacaaacacaaaacctgtgCCGTTCTACTGTTTTACACTTGAGTACACACATTCGGTCTCGCTCTTGTTCTTTTGCCTTCTTGATCTGTCGCCCCTGTGTCCCCTTAAAGCTGCATAATGGAGGTTTTCTTCATGTTGGTCACTCTGATATGaacatgttaaaaaacaggCAATTACAATATTGTACtagagggaaacaaaaactgTGGATAAAAAAGATCTATGAAAATGTTTGGATGTTAGGATACAATAGGTAATTACCTCTGCATTTATTGTAGAGGGAGTCGTAAATCTTGCATGAGACTCTGAAAGAGAATAAATGTGGATATGCCCTTAGTATGATATCGTATCAAGTGAGTATTCAATGTCAACTACAAGGACAAGTAGGAACAGTACCTGCACAGttgcatttgtttctctttttgatCAAATACATGGAGTAAGCCAGAAAAACACTCAGGATGACAGAGAACGTCAAAGCTCCACTCAGGAAATACACCAAGATCCGAGAGTCCACCTCATCTGTAGAGAGTCACACAAGGAAACAATTTAACAGAGAGTATTATACTTTTAACAGCTAAGACAACCTCTGTTAGACAGTTTCTTACCTTCAAAATCCAGCTTGGTCCCGTCTCCAAACAGTatgtgtccacatgaggcaACAGCACAGTAGTAGGTCCCAGCATGAGAAAGATTCAGGCTCTTCATTGGCAAGCTGTagacacagctgtgtgtttgtgtgttgtctttcctctcacactgaTCATTCCTGCCTCCATGAATGGAGATGAGCACTGGTTGAGATTCCTGAGAGTGTTTGaaccagtaaacactgtgttctccatCGCAGGTcccagtgtgtactgtacagttcaGAGTCACAGAGCCTCCTGGCTGGACGGTCTCAGATGCTGACTGATTCAACAAAGCTGGGACGTTCAAACCTGAACCCTTCACACTTACAAAAGTGCCCTGTGCAAATTCAAAATTGTAGGAATAGCTACTTGCGCAGTAGTAAGTAGCTGTGTCTGCGATGCGCAGATCTGTCATCCTCAAGTGATTCTGATGTATTTCAGTATACAGCGTGAAGCGTGGATTGTTCTGGAATTCGTTATGAAATATTCCATTCCTTTCATACTTGTAGTAAGTAGACATGAGCTGTGGTTTCTGTCCCAGAGGCTGTTTGTACCAGTAAAACCTTGCTGCAACATTATCCCTATAGAAACATCGCAAAGTCAAGTTTTCCCCAGTTGTAGCTGATACAAAACTGCTCTCTTGATAAATGGCTGAAGAGGTTTTAAGATCCGTCGCctgagctgaaataaaaaaaaaaaaaaagatcaagcAAGTTCACATTACAACCATGTGAAAGAACTCAAGATAAATCTGCAGCAATGTCACATAGAGTGGACATGCACTTTAAAAGATTCAAACTGTtgaaaccaaaaccaaaccaaaatgaaaaaaaagcaaagctcaCCCATTTTTCCAAagaacaaacatgtcagataGAAGACAAATGTTGGAGATGTCATCGTGTTCAAATTGTCGTGCTGAATGAAAAGAATCTCAGTCCTTTCTCCACTTTTCACAGACAAGACTGTGTTTGATTGGCCAACCAGAAGTGACACTGTACATCCTATTTAGGGTAACTCGATCACATGTTCACTGCTACTGTAGTGACATTGGTTCACCATTCATGGTGTGTCTGGTTGCAGCCTTCAGCAGATAAGATGTGCATTCATAAATACAGTGTGTGGTGTCACGGTCAGGTTAACGCTAACAGCAACATACTGTGGAGCGCCGTCATGCTAAAACCTTTGGAGCACAACTGATCATTTTTAGGATGCCATGATAATTTAAATATCATCTGTCCACTAAGTATACAACATGGCAGATTTGTTGCATGGGTATTCTTCATAAACACTCATCAACACTCTGGGGACCACAGAACACAGACCGTCGTTGTTGTAAAGGGTCAgaatatgataatatataatGGGTATGCTTCTTACGGTGGTCTCCTTTGAAAACACACCTGAGCTAGACTGTTCAAAGACATCAACAACTTAAAAGCATGCCTGAAAAAGTATATGTCATTGGGCTGAGACGCTAgacagtgtgttcttttttctttaaaggtaCAGTTTGGTAAGTTTACTGGAAACAGGCTCTGTTATTTGTTGAAAATCTCTTGATGTCCTGACAGCtttcatgaaataaatgctctggcaaataaaatgaaattaatccATTTACTCTGGCTGTTGCTGGCCTCTAATTTGCTACACTGGTGCTCTCTACTCTTATTTGTGTCAAATGAAAAGACTGGTCAGGCTCTCTGTCTGTGAACCTACATACCAAGATGTGGTTTGCACATGGTAcatttttttgaacattttcatgctacaagtgaaaactgtgaaaattcCCATCTGAAACCACTGGTATTGCATGTGAAATGTATGGGACTACATGTTAAATCTATGCAAATTAATGTATGGAATTACATGTGAAACCAGTAGGATTTCATGTTAAACCTATGGTATTATATGTGAAACCTATGTGATTACATGTAAAACCCATAGGATTACATATAAAACCGATGGGATTGGATATGAAACCAATTGGACAACATATGAAACCTATGGGATTACACGCGAAACCTATGGGATTGGCTATGAAACCAACTGGATAACATGTGAAACAATAGGATTTCAGTGGGCGGCTCTAGCTCAGCTAGAGGTCTGAAGGTCGCTGGTttaaatcccagctctgggatgagctgagctgcatgccaaagtgtccttgagcaagatactgaaccccaacttgctcctgatgtgcagttgccACCTTGCATGGCAGTGTCgaccatcagtgagggccctgcaatgagcCTACGAGACTCATTCCTAGCGGCTAATCCTGTTAGCACAAAGAAATAACCTATAGCACTACAGAATAAGTGGATAGTCTTTTCTGAGTGAGGTACATTTATTTGGTTTATGACATTATTGTggcatttttattaaaagagagaagatttcaccaaaatgtcacattttggaGTACCTTACATTACATATCATAACTTTTAAGCACAAAATGAACATAACAGTAAGCCATTTGGAACAACTGAGGATGAAACAATCATTTACAGTATAATGTCATAACAAAGGTAACTCAATGTGCAGCATGAGTAAACCTGTTACTGGTTACTGGTTAAATATACTGGATTCATTGGAAAAAGAAGAGTCTCTTCTCTGCTGCTAAAAATAATGCAAGGGTTGCTTGCTTCGTTTGTAACGAAAGACAACGCAGGCGCACCTAGACATCCTGTTTGAAACTAGACAACATaggcagaaacaacaaaaccagcGGGGGGcttctacacacacatatggcCGATGTTAGCACGGTTAAATGTCAGCAAAGACATAACCCCTGATTTCTTTTGTGGAAATGTCCCCTGATGGTGGTCACCCAGTCTTGAACCCTTGTTCACAATGAAGAGATACAGACAGTTATTAAGTTACAATTTAATGACTTTTCCTCCGGCAATCTTTTTCAAACTATCCTACTTTGCTGAGAATCCTGCACTCTTCACCATGACAGGCTCATTCTTGTTCGCACTAAAGCGAAGGCCGAGCTGGGCTTTAGTATAGATGCTCCAATCAACACTATCTGAGCCAGAGCACTCCAGCTTggtgaatgaaaacatttctaaaaacatTTCCAGTTCTTCCCTGAGCAGAATGTTAGGCTATCTTATATCCAAAGGCAGGTCAAACATTCTGGATTGCTATGTTGGGCCTCACCCCACATTGCTCAAACAAAGAAGAGGCCTGTAAGGAAAGTCAAAAGCCTAACTGCTGGAGTCTTATCAACCTCAGGAATTTAAGAGCAAAGGAACTGAGCCAACGCCCAATAGGTCTGGCAAACTGCAATTCAAGGTACTGCCCACCCCCCAAAACTTTCACCTTTTCC of Acanthopagrus latus isolate v.2019 chromosome 10, fAcaLat1.1, whole genome shotgun sequence contains these proteins:
- the LOC119027381 gene encoding polymeric immunoglobulin receptor-like — its product is MTSPTFVFYLTCLFFGKMAQATDLKTSSAIYQESSFVSATTGENLTLRCFYRDNVAARFYWYKQPLGQKPQLMSTYYKYERNGIFHNEFQNNPRFTLYTEIHQNHLRMTDLRIADTATYYCASSYSYNFEFAQGTFVSVKGSGLNVPALLNQSASETVQPGGSVTLNCTVHTGTCDGEHSVYWFKHSQESQPVLISIHGGRNDQCERKDNTQTHSCVYSLPMKSLNLSHAGTYYCAVASCGHILFGDGTKLDFEDEVDSRILVYFLSGALTFSVILSVFLAYSMYLIKKRNKCNCAESHARFTTPSTINAESDQHEENLHYAALRGHRGDRSRRQKNKSETECVYSSVKQ
- the LOC119027382 gene encoding uncharacterized protein LOC119027382 → MWSCVLNRTYSVTSGRPISHSLVCEECRKILFFLFTQVSSTMTAPAFVFCLTCLFLGKMARMADLSSSVHQHSAFVSANVGDSLTLPCFYKDYMSTMFYWYKQSVGQKPTLISTYYKYERSGLLHEEFKNNPRFTLDTKNGSYILKISDVHISDSATYHCVSSHSASYEFGGGVTVSVKGSGLNIPASVYQSASEIIQPGDSVSLNCTVHTGTCDGEHSVYWFKHSQKSHPGLIYTHGGRNDQCERKDNTQTHTCVYNLPMQSLNLSHAGTYYCAVASCGHMLFGDGTKMGINGSTDDEDPPVLVYFLTGASALTTSLCVLMAFLVCMTNRRHSCLCTESQARFSAPSTTKVKGYQNEDNDYENISRENRVNRRRRQRDSTWSECVYSSVKK